The region AGGATGCCGGACCAGCCGACGAATACGAAGCGATCGCGCTTTAACCAGTCGTCGAGGACGTCAAACCATCCTCTTTGTGCTGAGGCGCGTCCGACTGCAACAGTCATGACGTGGATCTCCGAATAGATATGAGTACGGGTAGGCGGTTCGATCGTTGCCTAACTGCTAAGCAGTTATGACTACGCACAAAACCTGTTAAAACGTAATTCAAGTTTACGTTTCTTTACCATGTCTCTCATTATAAGTGTAAGTTTTCTAATTTTTCACCCCCTTGACTGATTTCGTTGCCGAATTTTGCTCACAAAGGTTTGCTGCTGGGATGAGTCAACTTTGCAATACTAGAAAATAGTCGTGAAATTAACCAAAACCCTTTAAACCCTCATGTTCACTATCGACCTGACTCTCAAGAACACTCCTTTCCCGCTTTCGGTGCAGCGAAAGTCAGAGGACGAGGCTCAGCAACTCTACAATCGAGTTCTGGACGCAATGCGTTCCGGCAGCTCTCAAATTCTGGAGCTTACCTGCGACAAACAGCCAGAAAAAAAGATCGCTGTCCTGAGTACGGAAATCACAGCAGTACAAATATCTCAAAAGTCCGGTGCCGCCGCTGCTGGCAGACCCCCTGGCTTTTTCGCGATGAGTGAAGGATGAACGCCCGCAACGGTGATGACATGGCAGAATCGGCCATCATAGTCCAAGATGTCTGTTTTGGCTGGGCTGGCGGCGAAACGGTTTTAAAGTCCTGCTCTCTGACTGTTCCTAAAGGCGAATTCTGGATGCTTTTGGGTACTAATGGCAGCGGCAAATCAACTTTGCTGAGATTGCTGGCTGGGCTTTTGCGTCCCCAGTCTGGTGAAATTAAGATTGCACAGCCAGCAGGATTCGTCTTCCAAAATCCCGACCATCAATTGGTGATGCCTACAGTTGGAGCTGATGTTGCCTTTGGACTGGTGGAAGAAAACCTTCCCTTGCTCCAAGTTCGCCAGCGGGTGGAAGAAGCGCTCGCAGCTGTGAACTTATGGGCGTTGCAGCGACGCCCAATTTATGCTTTGAGTGGAGGCCAGAAGCAGCGGGTCGCGATCGCCGGTGCGATCGCTCGTCGTTGCGAAGTTTTGCTGCTGGATGAACCCACCGCCCTTCTCGACCCAGACAGTCAGTTAGACTTGGTAGCTCAAGTGCGGCGCTTAGTCAATAGTCAGGGCATAACTGCTTTGTGGGTAACGCACCGCTTAGATGAGTTAGATTACTGCGATGGCGCATTCCTGTTGGAACGGGGTTTTGTTGTAGACCGAGGCGATCCCAAACGCTTAAAACAACGCTTGATGCAAGTTCAGGAAATTATCTGAGGAAGTCAAAAGTCAAAAGTCAAAATTAAGAATCTCTTCCCGGTATTTCGTTCTCCCACTCCCCCGCTCCCCCACTCTCCTCCAGCCCCGACGCCTTAACGTGGTGGACACTATGCACATAATGTGTAAAATGTCCACCGTTTTAACACTTTGATTACTATTAAGAGATGAATTACCATCTTAATTGTTAAGTTTAGAAAAATTTGGCAGTTGAAAAATGACACCCTCCTCGCCGTCAGCTATTTTGCTCGTGGACGGCTACAACATAATTGGCGCTTGGCCGACGCTGCTACACGAGCGCGATCGCAATGGATTAGAGGCAGCCCGCTGGCAACTGATTGAATCTCTAATCGGCTACACCGCTTTTCAAGGTTTCGGTACTCAGATAGTTTTCGACGCCCAGTATCGAGACACTCCCAGTACTAGCGAAGTCATAACGGAGAATTTATCGATTTCCTTCACCGACTTTGGCCAAACAGCAGATACTTTTATCGAGAAAATCTGTGCTGACTTGCACCACGAGCTGCGGCAATTTCAGCGGCGGCTGATTGTAGCGACATCAGACAGAGCCCAACAACTGACGATCGTAGGTTACGGTGCTGAATGGATGTCAGCACAGCGGCTAGCCCACGAAGTAGAGTTAACCGCTCAGCGCATCCGGCGCAAACACAAACCGCGCAGTCAATCATCAAGTCGTTTCTTAGCCAACTCTCTCGATCCTAAATCCAGACAGCGCTTGGCTGAACTGCGAAATGGATTTAGGTGAGCGCAAAGATTTAAAACTGGCGAAAGTCAGACAGGGTGCAAATTACGGCGATTTTAGAGTCCAAATAAAAAAAATTTGCCAAAGGGCTTGCCAAATCTCTGGAATTACCGTTAATATAGATAAGCGTTGCACAAGCAAAGCACACATTCCTCGGTAGCTCAGTGGTAGAGCGGTCGGCTGTAAGGGACAGAAACAAGTAAATCTTTAAGATTGCTTGCATTACCTAGCAGCGCTACTCGGAAACGAGTAGTGGAAAATCGGGTGAATTCAAGGAAACCGCAGCACTTCGGGTGGCGGCAACCCTGAACCAAGTCTGGCAAAAGGCAGCGGCGATCCGCAGGTAGCCAGAAAGGAGCAGAGACTAAGGATGAGGAGCCTAACCAATAAATCCTACAGCGCCCGACATCCCATGTGGATGATGAGATAGTCCACCCCCTTCGGAAACGTTGGGATAAGTGTAACCGATTGGTCGTAGGTTCGAATCCTACCCGGGGAGTTTTAAAAGAGAGAAACATGAAGGATGAAGGATGAAAAAAACAAACTTCAAACCTACACCTTCAGAGTTTGAAAAGTTCTGGATGCTTGATGCGGACATCACATTTCTCAATCACGGCTCGTTTGGTGCCTGTCCGCTGCCTGTGTTGGAGGCGCAACAGCGCCTGCGACAGCAGATGGAAAGAGAGCCGCTGCGCTTTTTCGTGCGGGAATATGAAGCACTGCTGGATGCGGCAAGAAGCGAGTTAGCTGAGTTTATCGGTGCAGACGCTTCGGAATTGGTATTTGTCCCCAATGCTACAACTGGGGTGAATGCGGTGCTGCGATCGCTCAAATTCAGCAAGGATGACGAGTTGCTGACTACAGATCAAGAATACAACGCTTGTCGCAATGTGCTTGATTTTGTCGCTGCCGAGACGGGTGCGCGGGTGGTGGTGGCAAAAGTGCCTTTCCCGATCGAATCGCCCGATCGAATAATAGAAGCAGTCATGGAAAAGGTGCGATCGCAAACGCGGTTGGTATTATTAGACCACATCACCAGTCAGACAGGCTTGATTTTTCCCATCCAGTCAATAGTACAAAAACTCACCGAACTTGGAATAGATACTCTTATAGATGGTGCCCACGCGCCGGGGATGTTGGCCTTGAACTTGCACCAAATAGGCGCAACCTATTATACAGGCAACTGTCACAAGTGGTTGTGTGCGCCAAAAGGAGCAGCATTTTTGTATGTCCGCCGCGATCGGCAATCCCAGATTCGTCCGATGACCATCAGTCACGGCGCAAATTCTCCACGCACAGACAGATCCCTTTTCCAGCTAGAGTTTGACTGGATGGGAACGGACGATCCCACTGCTTACCTCTGCGTACCGGCAGCAATTAAATTTATGGGATCGCTGCTTGAGGGTGGATGGCCAGAGTTAATGGCACGAAATCGAGCATTAGCACTAGCAGCTAGGCAGACTCTTTGCAAAGCGCTTGGTGTTTCGCCGCCTTGTCCGGATGAGACGATCGCCGCAATGGCAGTTGTACCTTTGCCGGATGCAGTGCCTCATACAGGAAAAGCACCGTTAATCCCCCTGTTGCAAGATGCCCTGTTTAAAAAATTTGGTATTGAAGTACCGGTAGTTCCCTGGCCTACCGCACCAAAGCAGCTGCTTCGCATTTCGGCTCAAATTTATAATACACCAGCACAGTACGAGTATTTGGCTTTGGCGATCGGACAATTAATTGAAGGGTAATTAAGTTAAATCAAATTTGTTTTTCGGTATGTTAGCTATAAATGTAACTAACGATACTTTATTGCATCTATCTCAATAATTATTTAATTAGTTAAATTTTCGGAAACTTTGCGGAGAGTCAGAACTTATTGAAAATAGTTTACTGCAAACTTTTTTCTTCCCCAGTTTTTCACCTTTACGCTTTAAATTGATAATTGTTATACTTCATATAATCGAAGAAGGCGAAAACTAATTATGCTCATAGTTCAACCTGGTTTCTTTCCTTACACTCTGTCGGAAATTTTTGCACGCGCCAGTCGTTCTGGGAGAATTAGTCGCGCCGAATACAATAGATTGACGCTTGCAATGATGCAAAACAGCCTCAGTGAGGAGGAACAAAGTTGCATTAGGCGAATTCAGTATGCGGTGCGTAGAAATCGCATCAAGGTTGTGGCAAGCTCACATTTCTTAGCATCAGTTGCCGATATTGCTTCCTAGCTTACGGATCGGTATAACAGGAGCTAAGCCAGTGGGTGTAATGAAAGTTAAAAATTTTTTATGCAGCTTAATCCATAACTGTTGATTGTTTACAATCGACAGTTTTAAGATTAATTAAGTATATATAAAATAATTATTTATACAGAGGATATTTAACGTTTTAGTTTCAGCGCCAGAGTATCTGGCGCTTGCTATTGAAATGTAAA is a window of Aerosakkonema funiforme FACHB-1375 DNA encoding:
- a CDS encoding ABC transporter ATP-binding protein, producing MAESAIIVQDVCFGWAGGETVLKSCSLTVPKGEFWMLLGTNGSGKSTLLRLLAGLLRPQSGEIKIAQPAGFVFQNPDHQLVMPTVGADVAFGLVEENLPLLQVRQRVEEALAAVNLWALQRRPIYALSGGQKQRVAIAGAIARRCEVLLLDEPTALLDPDSQLDLVAQVRRLVNSQGITALWVTHRLDELDYCDGAFLLERGFVVDRGDPKRLKQRLMQVQEII
- a CDS encoding NYN domain-containing protein; this encodes MTPSSPSAILLVDGYNIIGAWPTLLHERDRNGLEAARWQLIESLIGYTAFQGFGTQIVFDAQYRDTPSTSEVITENLSISFTDFGQTADTFIEKICADLHHELRQFQRRLIVATSDRAQQLTIVGYGAEWMSAQRLAHEVELTAQRIRRKHKPRSQSSSRFLANSLDPKSRQRLAELRNGFR
- a CDS encoding aminotransferase class V-fold PLP-dependent enzyme, producing the protein MKKTNFKPTPSEFEKFWMLDADITFLNHGSFGACPLPVLEAQQRLRQQMEREPLRFFVREYEALLDAARSELAEFIGADASELVFVPNATTGVNAVLRSLKFSKDDELLTTDQEYNACRNVLDFVAAETGARVVVAKVPFPIESPDRIIEAVMEKVRSQTRLVLLDHITSQTGLIFPIQSIVQKLTELGIDTLIDGAHAPGMLALNLHQIGATYYTGNCHKWLCAPKGAAFLYVRRDRQSQIRPMTISHGANSPRTDRSLFQLEFDWMGTDDPTAYLCVPAAIKFMGSLLEGGWPELMARNRALALAARQTLCKALGVSPPCPDETIAAMAVVPLPDAVPHTGKAPLIPLLQDALFKKFGIEVPVVPWPTAPKQLLRISAQIYNTPAQYEYLALAIGQLIEG